CGCATCTCGACCTATCTCGATCCCGGGCTGGTCGTGATTGCCGCCCCGGCAGAAGTGCTGCACGGCTGGCTGAGCCCGCGCGTCGACGACCTGCTCGCGCAAGTTCCATCGTTATGCCCGATGTTGTCGACGGATGAATCCGCGCGTTTCATCGACGAGACCGACATCGATATCGTGATCGGTGACCGGCCGCTGCAGCAGGCGGGACTGCTGGAGATGCCGCTGTTGCGAGACGAGTGGGTGATTGTCGCCAGCGAGGCATTGGCAGAGCAGTTGTCCGGCAGCCCGCCTGAGAAGCACGCAGAGATGACATCGCTGATCTGTCTTGAGGAGAGCTTCACGCGCGACGCCACGGCTTCGCTGTTCCGCAATCAGCTGGCCGCCTTTCATAAGCACGCGATTTACGACGACGAGCGCCTGCTGCTCGACGCCGCACTGCGTGGTCGTGGCGTCGCCTGCGTATCGCGTCTGGTCGCGGACGAATGTCTGCGGCAGGGGCGCTTGCGCATACTTGCCGGTTATCCGAAGATCGCGGGGCATACGTGGTGGATTTCGCGTGTCGCCGGGGCGACGCGCTCGCCGGTCGTGACGCAAGTGTTCGACTGGCTTGTTGCGACGGCTGAACGGATGAGCAATATGAACGATGTGAACGACACGAGCGACGCGCACGGATCGCACTCGCCGTGAGACATTGTTGTCATCGAGGCAACACAATAGTCCCCGCCTGGGGGCTTCTGACGTTACTCGCATGGACCTACGATGGAGATGTTGTTCACGTATGCGTAAATCCCGTCAACGGATGACGGGGCGCGCCAACCCAATGAGGAAGTCACCATGAGCCAACGTCTGAACGCCTTTGCCCAATCCCCGGAACTCTTCAAGAAGTTCGTCGAATTCGGCATGCTGCTCAAGTCGAGCGCCATCGAGTCGTCGATCCTGAGCCTTGTTGAAATCCGTGCCTCGCAAATCAACGGGTGCGGCTTCTGCCTCGACATGCACGTCAAGGAAGCGAAGATCCGCGGCGAGGGCGAACTGCGTCTGCATCACGTCGCGATCTGGCGCGAATCGACCTTGTTCTCGGCACGCGAGCGTGCCTGTCTCGCCTGGACCGAAGCGCTCACCACGCTCGGCGCGCACGGTGTGTCCGACGAAATCTACGAACGAGTGCGCGGCGAACTGTCGGAGAAGGAAATCTCGGACCTCAGTTTCGCCATCATGGCCATCAACGGCTGGAATCGCCTCAACGTGGGCTTCCGCACCGTTCCCGGCTCGGCCGACAAGGCTTACGGGCTGGACAAGGCCAACTTCAGCTGAGCGGTCATTTGTGGTCGTCCCCCTCAAAGTCCAATGCACGAGAGGGGGCGGCCGTCGTGCGTACGCCCGTCGAATATCCGCACCTGCCTATGCGGCGTGCGCCTGATTCACCTGCAGGTCCTCGTGCAAGACATGCAGGTCCATCGCGCGGATCTGCTCCGTCATGTAGTCGATAAATACGCGAATGCGCGCTGGCAAATGTTGTCGGCTCAGAAAACACACGAAGTGACCCCGGTCCTCCGGCGCATATTGCGGCAAGCAGGCAACGAGACGGCCGTTGCGCAGGTGATCGCCCACCTGGTAGGCGGCCATTTGCGCGATGCCCTGAGCGTCGAGCACCGATTGCAGCACGAGGTCTTCGTCGTTGAAGGTCAGCATGGCATTCGGCAAAACCTTGCGCGACCGCCCGTCGACCCTGAACTCCCATTCCGACACCCGACCCGACGCCAGGCGGAAATTCACCCCCCGGTGATCGGCGATCTCGTCGACGTTCTGCGGAAGCCCGTGTTTCGCCGCATAGTCGGCAGACGCACACAGCACCATCTGCATCGGGATGACCTTCCTCGCGATGACCCGGCTGTCTTCCATCCGGC
This window of the Pandoraea sputorum genome carries:
- a CDS encoding carboxymuconolactone decarboxylase family protein, with amino-acid sequence MSQRLNAFAQSPELFKKFVEFGMLLKSSAIESSILSLVEIRASQINGCGFCLDMHVKEAKIRGEGELRLHHVAIWRESTLFSARERACLAWTEALTTLGAHGVSDEIYERVRGELSEKEISDLSFAIMAINGWNRLNVGFRTVPGSADKAYGLDKANFS
- a CDS encoding LysR family transcriptional regulator — translated: MNRQRIPSLKLLMGFEAAARHGNFSRAADELHVSQSAISHQVQQLEEEVGQPLFRRVGRGVELTVAGEVLQRTVQRSIDTLRSGLGRISTYLDPGLVVIAAPAEVLHGWLSPRVDDLLAQVPSLCPMLSTDESARFIDETDIDIVIGDRPLQQAGLLEMPLLRDEWVIVASEALAEQLSGSPPEKHAEMTSLICLEESFTRDATASLFRNQLAAFHKHAIYDDERLLLDAALRGRGVACVSRLVADECLRQGRLRILAGYPKIAGHTWWISRVAGATRSPVVTQVFDWLVATAERMSNMNDVNDTSDAHGSHSP